A genomic stretch from Melospiza georgiana isolate bMelGeo1 chromosome 29, bMelGeo1.pri, whole genome shotgun sequence includes:
- the LOC131094569 gene encoding olfactory receptor 14C36-like, which produces MSNSSSISHFLLLALADTRQLQLLHFCLMLGISLAALLGNSLIISTIACSHHLHTPMFFFLLNLALSDLGSICTTVPKAMHNSLWDTRNISYTGCAAQVFLIICFLGTELTLLTIMCYDRYVSICKPLHYGTLLGSRACAHMAAAAWASALLNALMHTVNTFSLPLCYSNALGQFFCEIPAILKLSCSHSNLRELGFIVVSLCLGLSCFAFIVFSYVQIFRAVLRIPSEQGRHKAFSTCLPHLAVVSMFLSTAALAHLKPPSMSSPSLDLALSVLYSVVSPALNPLIYSLRNQELKAAVWRLMTGWFQKN; this is translated from the coding sequence atgtccaacagcagctccatcagccacttcctccttctggcattggcagacacgcggcagctgcagctcctgcacttctgcctcatgctgggcatctccctggctgccctcctgggcaacagcctcatcatcagcaccatagcctgcagccaccacctgcacacgcccatgttcttcttcctgctcaacctggccctcagtgacctgggctccatctgcaccactgtccccaaagccatgcacaattccctctgggacaccaggaataTCTCCTACACAGGATGTGCAGCCCAGGTTTTTCTGATCATCTGCTTCCTCGGAACAGAGCTTaccctcctgaccatcatgtgctacgaccgctacgtgtccatctgcaaacccctgcactacgggaccctcctgggcagcagagcttgtgcccacatggcagcagctgcctgggccagtgccctTCTCAATGCTCTCATGCACACGgtcaatacattttccctgcccctgtgctatagcaatgccctgggccaattcttctgtgaaatccccgCCATTCTCAAGCTTTCCTGCTCACACTCCAACCTCAGGGAACTTGGGTTCATTGTGGTTAGCCTTTGTTTAGGACTCAGCTGTTTTGcgttcattgttttctcctatgtgcagatcttcagggccgtgctgaggatcccctctgagcagggacggcacaaagccttttccacctgcctccctcacctggccgtgGTCTCCAtgttcctcagcactgcagcacttgCTCATCTGAAacccccctccatgtcctccccatccctggatctggccctgtcagttctgtactcggtggtgtcaccagccctgaaccccctcatctacagcctgaggaaccaggagctcaaggctgcagtgtggagactgatgactggatggtttcagaaaaattaa